DNA from Sulfodiicoccus acidiphilus:
CTCTCCTACGACTTCCCCACCTACGTTTACGCGTCTGAACTCGATCCGGCAGACTCTGACAAAGTGGAGGAGGGGATGAACTTCCTCCTCGCCGTGCTCAGGCTACGCTTCGGCCTCGACCTGAGGACCATAAACTTCGGCGTCTCGGGAGGGGGACTTCTGAAGGTCTGGGAGAGGGAGCCCGTCGGAGTGCTGAAGGCCCTCAGGGAGGGGAGGTCCGTGGAGCTGAGGGGGAGGGCCCTCAGCTGTAGGTCCCTGTTGGACGAGGTGAGGAACGTCCAGGACTCAAACCAGCTCAGAATGCTCCTCGAGTACCTAGATCCTTACACCTTCAGGAGGATGAACTTCAACGCGAGCAAGGCGGTGGCGGAGAGGTTCGTCCACTACGTGTGCGACACGGTCCCGTTCAAGGTCGAGGAGGTGGAACTCCTCGTGCCCAGGAACCCCAAGAGGAGGGCCGTGGTTCTCGATTCGTTCCTCGGGCGGTACGCTGTGGTCAAGGAGGGGAAGGTGACCCTCTACCAGGACCGAATCGTGGCCTCTAAGGACGCACTGAAGGAGAGCATAGACCTCGACGGCGTCGTGGCGACATACGGCCACCAGGAGGTCGACCCCAAGTTCTCCTCTATGGTGGTGGACGTGGACAGAGAGGTGAACAAGTTGCTCGGAGGTCCGCTTAGCCTGGCCAAGGCCAGGGAACTCCTCACAGGAAGGAGGGACATTTTGGCGGAAGAGAACGATCTCTCCGCCTCGATCCAGGAGGGGAGGTCGGAGGAGGACAAGTTGATCGACCTGTTCAGGAAGAGGGCCGAGACCATCCAACTTCTCCTCAACTTAGTGGACTCCTTAGAGGGGACCTGAGTCGTTATAGGTCGTAGAGCAGCTGGAGCCCAACTCCGTCCAAGCCACCTCGGTAACGCCGAGGCGGTGGGAAACCCCGTGGAGTCCAACGTGGGGGAGCTACTTCTCTGAAAAGTCAGCCTTCGACGATTTCGGTTGAGTACGAGTTCATCGTTCGGTCTCAAACCTTCAGACGACGCTGAGATCCCAGGGAACCCAGGAGACCAACACCTCAACAGACGCTCGGAGAATAGTTGAGGGCCGCGTCTACGCCTATCTCGGAAACAAACTAAGGTCCAAGGAAGGGGACGCGGGGGTCGATGAGAGTTGCGAAAGAGGGGTTTGAAGGGGTTGGAAAGTTTCCATTCACCGCCTATTCTCCCTTAGTACGAGTTCAAACGACGGTTCGCGGGAACTTCCGTAATACTCAAGGTCTGAATGAACGTAACCGAGATGAAGGAGGGGATCGACGTAACTCACCTCCACCCAAACCGTCGTGAGTCCCGAGGTGCCTCGGAGCCTGCGCAGTCCGCCTCCACCGTCGAGGGATGGACCTTTCGGCCAGGAAGCTCCCAGGGCTGGCTAACTCACTTCGACAGGGAAGTAGTACTTTACATTGGCCCAGCGTGTTGAAGGACGGTTGGCCCAGCGTGTTGAAGGACGGTCTGATTGGGAGTCGACACCTGGAGGGACGAGTCAAAGAACAAGACAAAGCGATAACGGACGTGGGCTCCGAGCTCGACGAGAAGTGAAAGGATCCATCGAGTCGCCGAGAGGACAGGGAACGACGAGGAAGGTTGTAATAACTGGTAGAGAGGGTCAGGAGGCCTTTCCCCTTCGTCATGGATCGTGAAGGAGAGCTACGCGGAGGGGAAGAGACCTCGGAGGGACTCTTGGGGTCACCTCACTAGGTTGTCGACCACCTTAGGAAGATCATCGATCTGAACGGTGGGAACCCTCCACGTCCACAGGGAACTGAGGTCGAGTGACCACCCCCCTCGGGAGGAACCTAGGTAATTGCGAGACAGTGGACTGAAGCCCACTCCAGTAAGACATAAAATTCGATAAGACATAAAATTCGATAGGAGCGATCAACAGTTATGAGTTCCCGGCCCCTCCCCGCACTCATCCTCCTGGTACTGGCGGCCTTCACAGTTCTCTCGATCGCGGCTAGTTCCCAGTCCGCCGCCGGGTTCGACGTTACTGCGATGGCCATGTACCCACAGGAAGTGAACGGAAGTTACCTCATCGCGGTCGGAGCGAAGGTCACCACCACCTTCCTGTTCATCTTCCAGAAGACCTGTTACTACCTGGACCTCTACAGCTACTCGGACGGTACTTTAACCCAGCTCTGGAACGTCTCGCTGAGCCACGAGGCCACGGCCGTCGCCCTCTCTCCTAATCTCGTGGCCGTGGGAGTCAGCTCCGGTAGCTCCATCTTCAGTTCGGGGAGTTCCAGCGTCGAGGTGTTTTCTACGTCGGGGAGCGGGATGTGGAGCGTGGAGTACTCTTACCCCACCGTCACGTCGCTCGCAATTTCCTCCGCCGACCAGGTGGCTGTGAGCGTAGGAGGGCCGTCCCCCGAGGGCGCCGTCTACGTTTACGACGAGTCGGGAGACCTGCTCTGGAACTACTCGCCGTCGGGTTACTTCGGCGTCCACCAGCTCCTCTTCACTCCTGCGGGAGACCTTATAGTGGGCGCCGGGAACGGTTACGCCAACGGGGGGTGGGTGATCGACTTCTCCCAGACGGGGCGCGTGTTGTGGAACGTGTCTACCTACGACCCCACTTCCCTGGCCCTCGGGCCCAACGGGGTAGTTGTGGGGGCCTACGTTTCCTACGCATTCGGGGGGGACAACTACGTCCTGGAGATAAGCGATGGGAGGCTGCTCTGGGTGAGGGACCTCGGACCCAACTCTCGAAACACCTCCCTAATATGGGTCTCCGACTCCCCCAACTCAGCCCTCTCGGCGGTGGCTGGAAACTACGGACTCCACTTCGTCACGGGCGACGGGGTTTACGTGCTCAACTACTCCCTCCCCTTCGGTGACTCGGAAGTGGCCCAGTCCTCCAACGGTTCAGTCGTAGCAGTGGCCGAACTGGGCGGATCCCAACTCCTGGTCTTCGACTACGGCGAGGAGATCGGGTCCTACAGTGTGGGACAGATCAGATCCCTGGCAGTGAACTCCCAGGGGAACCTGATCGTGGTGGGAACGTCCAACGGGTTGCAAGCAATACAAGTCACTCCCTCCCCATCGCGACGTTCACGGTCGTGTCGCAATTGCCGTCCTTCTACGTCGGGGACGTGGTCGCTTTCTCCAACTCCACCTACCACCTCCCCGCCCCAGTGACCTTGAAGCTCCCCACCAACTCGACACGGGGAAGCGTGAGGTACCTGCTAGACTCGCTGCAGGTGTTGGGCTCAGGGTCGGGACTCGACCTCGGACCAGGGATATACTTGGTGAGGGCCAACTACACCCTCCAGTTCCTGGTCGAGGTCGTCTACCCGCAAACTACCTCCAGCGGTTGGTACTTCTCGGGCTCGCTGATAACGTTTCCCTCCCTGATCCAGGTGAACTCCACGGTGAGGTACTCCCTAATCGGACGGTCCACCTTCACCGTCACAGGGCCCGCGAACGTCACTCCCGACTACGTGAAGCAGTACCTTGTGACCCTCTCCCTCCCCAACGGGACCCTCTCGTCGTGGATCGACCAGGACGCTGTGGCGACTATCCCGGCCCTGATCCAGGTGAACTCCACGGTGAGGTACTCGCTAGTGGGGCCCTCGACCTTCATTGTGACCGTGCCGGCCGAGCTCACTCCCGACTACGTGAAGCAGTACCTTGTGACCCTCTCCCTCCCCAACGGGACCCTCTCGTCGTGGATCGACCAGGACGCTGTGGCGACTATCCCGGCCCTGATCCAGGTGAACTCCACGGTGAGGTACTCCCTAATCGGACGGTCCACCTTCACCGTCACAGGGCCCGCGAACGTCACTCCCGACTACGTGAAGCAGTACCTGGTCGTAATAGACGGTAACTCGTCTTGGATGGACCAGGGATCTACCGTGAGGCTCTACCGGGAGGTCGGCTTCCCGTTCAACGTCAAATGGGTCGGGACCTACAACGTGAGCAACGGTCGGGTGGTGAACGTGAACGGTCCGATCGTGGAGAAGGCGGTGCGAGTCCTGAGCTTGGTCTCCCTTGCAGAGGTCGTAGTGCCCGTTGGAGGGGCGGGAGGGTTGGCCTACGCTCTGAGGAGGAGGACGAGGTCCGCGAGGACTTTCGTCGGGAAAGGGGAACTCGTCTTGGTGAACGGTGTTGTGGCGGTGGTCGTCGAAGTGAGGAGGGAGGACGGGAGGAACGTGTACTACGTCGACTTCGGGTAGTGCAGTTTAAACTCGAGGTCTGGACGGAACCAGAGGCAGGGGAGGCAGTTGGTCGTACCGCAGGGTCCAAACTCGAGGTCTGGACGGGGGCTTCCGCTGTTGAGTGGAACGCGGCAGAGAGCAATGGAAAGGACTTCGTCCTCGGAGAGTTGACGCCTCGAAGTGCGAATCACTCCACACTTCTCCCTTCCGTCAAGGATCCACGGCCTGGTCTATGGGTCGACCTCTCAGGGGGAAAGCCTGGAGCGCTGGGAGGGGAGGTACCTGGGAATTCCCACCGATGACCGGTTCAGGTGAATGATTTCCACCTCCACCCTAGAGTTGATTGTCCTTGGGCCAATTGCGAAGGACGAGCGAGATCGGGATCCTTACCAACGTTTCGCCCGAGCGTTCAACGTCGAGTTCTCAACTTCCCTCCTCAGCCTACTTCGTCTTAGTGCGGTCTCACATCCCTAGAGCCCCCACTCGCCTGGCCTCACGGAAGCCTGTTAGTTGTCCTCACACAGTGCGAACTCCACGTTCATCGCCGGAGGGAAGAGCCCGACATCCTTCAATTGTCCTCACCGGCGTTCCGTTCTAGATTCTGAACGGAGTACCGAGGTTCTAAAGCGTGGCCTCCGAGACGTCTTCCTCAGTTCCGGTTGGACGTCAACGAGGAGATCACCACGTCTGAAATCCTCTATGGTACTTCGCACTGGAGTGTGCGGCGTCGATCTCCACATCGTCTGAACTCGCCAGAGGTTCTCTTCGGAGCGTTTCGGGGTTCACTCGGGTCAGCTTGGAACTCGTTCACCTCGTCGAGTTTCGCGGGCGAGTCGCTCGTTTCGTACAGTGAAGAGTTAACTCTTTCAGGTGAACTCGGTGAAATCGTCTGCGTGCGTCCCGCCCAACTGTTTCCTCATTGCGAAACCGCAACGATCTCCCCTTTGTCGTCCTCTTAATTTTTCGAGGAGTCGAGAAAGCCTTCCTGGGGGTTAGTTTAGGGGCGAACTGACATATTTTCACCTCATTACCTTAGGTAAGTACAGTAGTCCCTCCCCGACCCTCACGAACTCTATCGTCCCTATCCTGTAGGCGTGACCGTTCACGATCACCACGATCCATAAGACGGGGGTTTCGGAAGGATCGAAGGTTTGTTCCATTACGACCCAGTCACCGTTGGGGGTGGACACCGCATCGAAGCTAGCCCTAAACGTCTGGTTCCCGGCGTAGACTGTGGAGTTCAAAAACGTCACGACATAGGTCCGAGAGGACCAGCCGCTGTACACCGCGGGCGGCACGTGGCCGGGCGAGAAGGACGATGGAAGGTAAGTACAGGGGTTAGCTCCGAGGGGAACCTCCCCTGCCGCGAGGAATACCCTCCCCGAATAATGGGGTATCGTAACTTTGACGGAGTACCGCAGGCCGAGCGACGTCCCACTGATGTCGTTGGTGTGAACGTCACTAACGTTGTATACGCACACGTGAGGTGTCGTGACGCTCGCGGTGAAAGTGTTTGCCATCTCCTCGACGGTAGGTGAGGACAACGACGGGACGCTGGCCCAAACCAGGTAAACCGCGGCGAGTGTGAGGAGAGCGAGATATGTCGACTTACGGGTCACGGCCTTTCACCGTCCCTCCCAACTGAAGGGGGTACGGAATCGCGCTGTAGAAGTTTTGGCCGCTGGGTCCACCACGTTGTAAGAAGGGTCGAGGTAAACTGAGTCCCGACCGTACTGCCGACCTTCCCCTCTTTGGGCCGAAGGGTAGAGGGATCGTTCTCGGGTTCCTTTCGTGGGCCAGCTACGACGCCCGTCCGCCAGTCCTCTACGTGATTTGGAACCTCTCCGACTTCACTCGTCACGGCCTGCACCACCACGTCGGAGTACTTTCTAACTCCGAACGATCGACGAACCTTCTTGGCGGTCCGTGTAGGGTTCCCCTGGACGATACGAGGCGTCCCAAGCGTTCCACCACCGATCTGCTACGTATCCCTACAATCCTTTCCGACGCGGTGTACGCTCGTCCTCGTCAACCCACTCAGTGGGGCTTTCCCTCGGCCACGCGAGCGGACAGTACCCTCCTACCGTCGGTCGTATCTCAATGGCAGGAGCTTCCGTGGCCTCCTTTAAGCGAACTCTCCGTGGTCTGTGGGAACTGCGGTCTGAAGCGACATTTCCACCGTTCGGAAGCCCTCAGGTGCGGCCTGTTTAGGGCACAGGGACCGGAGGAGGTCGCGAGAGGGGAAACCTGGACCCGAGGGCGGCCCCCGTTCCGACGTCGATCTGGGGGCGACCTCCGTACTTGGGGTACGTCAGGAGTCGGGTCTGGAGACCTCTCGGGAGGGGGACGTCGTGTCCCCGTGTAGAAGTCCAGGGCTCCTCCGTCGACCTGGGAAGGGGATTCCCCGTGGCCAGTTCAGGTCGCCCCGCACCAGAACGTTTTTATTTTAACCCGTGCAGGGGAGCATCATGTTGGACCTCACGCTGGAGGGCTTCGATTTGCTCCAGGACTTGTACGGTAAGCTATCCGGAGTGAAGTTCTTCGCCGCCGGGAACCAGTGGTTCGTCCTAGAGGAGCTCGTTCCAAGCATGGGAGACGTCTTCGTCGAGACCCTGCCTCCGGGAGCGATCGTGAGGCAGATCGCGGGGGACGTGGTTAAGATAGGCAACCTGTCGATAGACGTCAGGCCCGACGTGGTGTCGCTCCCGCCCTCCATGATGCGGCAGGTGGCGGACCTCGTGAAGGACCCCGTGGAGTACGTGGAGAACGAGGTCGTGGTCGCCACCAGGTTCAGGATGAAGGACATGTGCGACCTCGCTGGAATGAGGGTCGCCTTGCCCAACCCCGAGATCGAGGGTATAGGGGAGGTGTTCAGGAGCGCATACGAGGAGGAGTGCGGAGACTACTCCACTTTGAGGGAGAGGAGCTACGTGACAAAGGTGCATCACAGGGAGACCCCGGCCCTAATGAGGAGGGGACTGGTGGACGCGGGGGTGGTTTGGATGACCGAGGCCGTGAAGTGGGGACTCGAGAGCGTCCCCACCGGAAGGAAGGGGAGATTGTCCGTGGCCGTCACCAAGTTCGGGAACGGGGGCGAAAGGGTGAAGGACTTCCTCCTCTCTCAGGGCAGGGCCGTTTACGAGAAGTACGGCTTCAAGTGGTTGGGGTGAGAGCCTTGCCGGATCCCGAGGGAGGGCGCGCTTTGAAGGTGGTGGTACAGGTAGCCAACGACCCGGAGAAGGGGGTGAATTCGGTGATCAACTTGCTGAGGGAAATGGACGTGGGGGAGGTCGAGGTGGTCTTCCACCAGGACGCGATCAACGCGGTGCTAGACCCCTCCCTGGTGGGTAGGCTCCACCCAGCCAAGGTGGTGGCGTGCAGGAACTCCCTGAGGGCCAGGGGAATAGACGAGTCGACACTCCCTCGTGGGACCGTGGTAGTCGACGCCGGGGTGGCCGAGATAGTGAGGAGGCAGGCCGAGGGGTGGATCTACTTGAGGGTCTGAGGAGCGTTAGACCGCCTCCGCCGGTAGACTCGCACCTCCACCGAGT
Protein-coding regions in this window:
- a CDS encoding PQQ-binding-like beta-propeller repeat protein — protein: MSSRPLPALILLVLAAFTVLSIAASSQSAAGFDVTAMAMYPQEVNGSYLIAVGAKVTTTFLFIFQKTCYYLDLYSYSDGTLTQLWNVSLSHEATAVALSPNLVAVGVSSGSSIFSSGSSSVEVFSTSGSGMWSVEYSYPTVTSLAISSADQVAVSVGGPSPEGAVYVYDESGDLLWNYSPSGYFGVHQLLFTPAGDLIVGAGNGYANGGWVIDFSQTGRVLWNVSTYDPTSLALGPNGVVVGAYVSYAFGGDNYVLEISDGRLLWVRDLGPNSRNTSLIWVSDSPNSALSAVAGNYGLHFVTGDGVYVLNYSLPFGDSEVAQSSNGSVVAVAELGGSQLLVFDYGEEIGSYSVGQIRSLAVNSQGNLIVVGTSNGLQAIQVTPSPSRRSRSCRNCRPSTSGTWSLSPTPPTTSPPQ
- a CDS encoding molybdate ABC transporter substrate-binding protein; this encodes MLDLTLEGFDLLQDLYGKLSGVKFFAAGNQWFVLEELVPSMGDVFVETLPPGAIVRQIAGDVVKIGNLSIDVRPDVVSLPPSMMRQVADLVKDPVEYVENEVVVATRFRMKDMCDLAGMRVALPNPEIEGIGEVFRSAYEEECGDYSTLRERSYVTKVHHRETPALMRRGLVDAGVVWMTEAVKWGLESVPTGRKGRLSVAVTKFGNGGERVKDFLLSQGRAVYEKYGFKWLG
- a CDS encoding DsrE family protein, whose amino-acid sequence is MKVVVQVANDPEKGVNSVINLLREMDVGEVEVVFHQDAINAVLDPSLVGRLHPAKVVACRNSLRARGIDESTLPRGTVVVDAGVAEIVRRQAEGWIYLRV